From the genome of Acidobacteriota bacterium, one region includes:
- the accC gene encoding acetyl-CoA carboxylase biotin carboxylase subunit, with protein sequence MFRKILIANRGEIALRVVAACKELGIRTVAVYSEADRDLLHVRFSDEAVCIGPPRSYDSYLNIPSIISAAEITNVDAIHPGYGYLAESSHFAEVCDNCGIRFIGPSASAISLMGDKSRARETIQDLGIPTIPGTGVIDRKTPDPTALARQVGFPLIIKAAAGGGGKGMRIIRREQEFLDSLSLVQSEAESAFGNSQVYLERYLENPRHIEFQVLADEQGNIVHLGERDCSIQRRHQKLVEESPSPFLSPGRRMELGSQVVQALKQIGYQNAGTVEFLFDQEGNHYFIEMNTRIQVEHPVTEMITGIDIVKQQILIAAGFPLDFSQEDVAFRGSSIECRLNAESSETFTPSPGRIHAYHAPGGPGIRVDSAAYTDCVISPHYDSLIAKLIAHGNDREEAISRLNRALDTFIVEGIETTLPFHRRVIRHPDFLKGNYGTSFLEEFSGGAA encoded by the coding sequence ATGTTCAGAAAAATCCTCATCGCCAACCGGGGTGAGATCGCGCTCCGTGTCGTCGCCGCCTGCAAGGAATTGGGCATTCGCACGGTCGCAGTCTACTCGGAAGCGGATCGGGACCTGCTCCATGTCCGCTTCTCCGACGAGGCCGTCTGCATCGGCCCGCCCCGAAGCTACGACAGCTATCTGAACATCCCCAGCATCATCAGCGCGGCCGAAATCACCAACGTCGACGCCATCCATCCAGGTTACGGCTATCTGGCCGAGAGTTCCCACTTCGCGGAGGTCTGCGACAACTGCGGCATTCGGTTCATCGGCCCCTCGGCGTCTGCCATCAGCCTCATGGGAGACAAGTCCCGGGCACGGGAGACGATTCAGGACCTGGGAATTCCCACCATTCCCGGCACCGGAGTCATTGACCGGAAAACCCCGGATCCTACCGCATTGGCGCGGCAGGTCGGCTTTCCCCTCATCATCAAGGCGGCAGCCGGAGGCGGCGGGAAAGGGATGCGTATCATTCGCCGGGAACAGGAATTCCTGGATTCCCTGTCACTGGTCCAGTCCGAGGCGGAAAGCGCATTCGGCAACTCCCAGGTCTATCTGGAGCGGTATCTCGAGAACCCGCGCCATATCGAGTTCCAGGTCCTGGCCGACGAGCAAGGAAACATCGTCCACCTGGGGGAGCGTGACTGTTCCATCCAGCGGCGGCACCAGAAACTGGTGGAGGAGTCTCCCAGCCCGTTTCTCAGCCCCGGCAGGCGAATGGAGCTGGGAAGCCAGGTGGTGCAGGCCCTGAAGCAGATCGGCTATCAGAACGCCGGGACGGTGGAGTTTCTGTTCGACCAGGAGGGCAACCATTACTTCATCGAGATGAACACCAGGATCCAGGTCGAGCATCCGGTGACGGAGATGATTACGGGAATCGACATCGTGAAACAGCAGATCCTGATCGCCGCGGGCTTTCCTCTGGACTTTTCCCAGGAGGACGTGGCCTTCCGGGGAAGCAGCATCGAATGCCGGCTCAACGCCGAATCGTCCGAGACCTTCACTCCGTCGCCAGGCCGAATCCATGCCTACCATGCTCCGGGAGGGCCCGGTATCCGGGTCGATTCCGCAGCCTATACGGATTGCGTCATTTCACCTCACTACGATTCCCTCATCGCCAAACTCATCGCCCACGGCAACGACCGGGAAGAGGCCATCTCCCGGCTGAACCGGGCCTTGGACACCTTCATCGTGGAGGGGATCGAGACCACCCTGCCCTTCCACCGAAGGGTGATCCGCCACCCCGACTTCCTGAAGGGAAACTATGGGACCTCGTTCCTGGAGGAGTTCTCGGGAGGCGCGGCATGA
- the accB gene encoding acetyl-CoA carboxylase biotin carboxyl carrier protein, which yields MNTREIRSLLKLIDEFDVAEFELEREGVRLRILRGGADSPPEPAAPTVQEAPPVETAPAEPVSAPENLHVFTAPMVGTYYSSPKPDADSFVQVGATIREGDTLCIIEAMKIFNQIESDVDGQIVRILVENGQPVEYGEPLFEVRT from the coding sequence ATGAATACCAGGGAGATCCGATCTTTACTGAAGCTCATCGACGAGTTCGATGTGGCGGAGTTCGAGTTGGAACGGGAAGGAGTCCGGCTCCGGATTCTTCGCGGCGGTGCCGACTCGCCGCCTGAACCCGCGGCTCCCACCGTTCAGGAGGCCCCTCCCGTCGAAACTGCTCCCGCCGAGCCCGTGTCCGCCCCGGAAAACCTTCACGTCTTCACCGCACCCATGGTGGGGACCTACTACTCTTCACCCAAGCCTGACGCAGACTCCTTCGTCCAAGTCGGAGCCACCATCCGCGAAGGGGACACTCTCTGCATCATCGAGGCCATGAAGATCTTCAATCAGATCGAGAGCGACGTGGATGGCCAGATCGTTCGCATCCTGGTTGAGAACGGCCAGCCCGTCGAATACGGTGAGCCACTGTTCGAAGTCCGCACCTAG
- a CDS encoding aminopeptidase P family protein, whose protein sequence is MHDFRGRYGRFLTAIEGRGLDGFLVQHRPNLAYLFNFTGSAGLACCLGHETILLVDSRYHEQARATAANCTPRLIRGSFEQALEELLNDHFPGGSTRQRLGLEATHASCDLWLRIQTWSAAVEWAPEHDLIETLRTIKEPSEIEALVHAFELAQGAYARFLDRISPGLAEVRMAGILEMEMREAGGEGTAFPTIVASGPRSSLPHGVAGGRIWGEEELLLIDFGIRSGGYLSDLTRIHLPRGVGKPEIFDIVSEAQRAALDSIRPGVRSSDVDRAARRVIEEAGHGNHFQHGTGHGLGLEVHELPRISPIRPQTLEPGMVFTVEPGIYLPGRLGVRIEDVVAVTETGYRLLSDPDR, encoded by the coding sequence ATGCACGACTTTCGGGGCCGCTATGGCCGCTTTCTGACCGCGATCGAGGGCCGCGGCCTGGACGGATTTCTGGTCCAGCACAGGCCCAATCTCGCCTACCTCTTCAACTTCACCGGCTCGGCGGGACTGGCATGCTGCCTGGGCCACGAAACCATACTCCTGGTGGACTCCCGGTATCATGAACAGGCTCGGGCCACGGCCGCGAACTGCACCCCCCGGCTGATTCGGGGTTCGTTCGAACAGGCCCTGGAAGAGCTGTTGAACGACCATTTTCCCGGCGGGAGCACTCGGCAACGACTCGGGTTGGAGGCCACTCACGCCAGTTGCGACCTCTGGCTGCGGATCCAGACCTGGTCGGCAGCCGTCGAGTGGGCACCGGAACACGACCTGATCGAGACCCTGCGCACCATCAAGGAACCCAGCGAAATCGAGGCGTTGGTCCATGCCTTCGAGCTGGCGCAGGGGGCCTACGCCCGCTTTCTCGACCGAATCTCCCCCGGGCTGGCCGAGGTCAGGATGGCGGGCATCCTGGAAATGGAGATGCGCGAGGCCGGAGGCGAGGGCACCGCTTTCCCCACGATCGTGGCCAGCGGGCCTCGATCGTCCCTGCCCCACGGCGTGGCCGGCGGCCGAATCTGGGGAGAGGAGGAACTCCTCCTGATCGACTTCGGGATCCGCTCGGGAGGGTATCTGAGCGATCTCACCCGCATCCACCTTCCTCGCGGAGTCGGCAAGCCGGAGATCTTCGACATTGTCTCGGAAGCGCAGCGCGCGGCGCTGGACTCCATCCGTCCCGGCGTCCGGTCCAGCGACGTGGATCGGGCGGCTCGACGCGTCATCGAAGAAGCCGGCCATGGGAACCACTTCCAACACGGCACGGGACACGGACTGGGCCTGGAAGTCCACGAACTGCCCCGAATCTCACCGATCCGGCCCCAAACCCTCGAGCCCGGCATGGTCTTCACCGTGGAACCGGGGATCTATCTTCCCGGACGTCTGGGCGTCCGGATCGAGGACGTGGTTGCCGTGACCGAAACCGGGTACCGGCTGTTGTCCGACCCGGACCGCTGA